Proteins found in one Acomys russatus chromosome 31, mAcoRus1.1, whole genome shotgun sequence genomic segment:
- the Ca3 gene encoding carbonic anhydrase 3 translates to MAKEWGYASHNGPEHWHELYPIAKGDNQSPIELHTKDIKHDPSLQPWSASYDPGSAKTILNNGKTCRVVFDDTYDRSMLRGGPLSGPYRLRQFHLHWGSSDDHGSEHTVDGVKYAAELHLVHWNPKYNTFGEALKQPDGIAVVGIFLKIGREKGEFQILLDALDKIKTKGKEAPFTHFDPSCLFPACRDYWTYHGSFTTPPCEECIVWLLLKEPMTVSSDQMAKLRSIFASAENEPPVPLVGNWRPPQPIKGRVVKASFK, encoded by the exons ATGGCTAAGGAGTGGGGCTACGCCAGCCACAACG GACCGGAGCACTGGCATGAACTGTATCCAATCGCGAAGGGGGACAACCAGTCACCCATCGAACTGCATACTAAAGACATTAAGCATGACCCATCTCTGCAGCCATGGTCAGCATCTTATGACCCTGGCTCTGCTAAGACCATCCTAAACAATGGGAAGACCTGCAGGGTTGTGTTTGATGATACCTACGACAGGTCCA TGCTGAGGGGTGGTCCTCTCTCTGGACCTTACCGACTTCGGCAGTTCCACCTTCACTGGGGCTCCTCAGATGACCATGGCTCTGAGCACACAGTGGATGGGGTAAAGTATGCTGCTGAG CTTCATCTGGTTCACTGGAATCCAAAGTATAACACCTTCGGAGAAGCTCTGAAGCAGCCAGATGGAATTGCTGTAGTTGGCATTTTTCTGAAG ATAGGACGGGAGAAAGGCGAGTTCCAAATTCTCCTTGATGCCCTGGACAAAATTAAGACTAAG GGCAAAGAGGCTCCTTTCACGCACTTCGATCCGTCCTGCCTGTTCCCTGCTTGCCGGGACTACTGGACCTACCATGGCTCCTTCACCACGCCCCCCTGCGAGGAGTGTATCGTGTGGCTGCTGCTGAAGGAGCCCATGACCGTGAGCTCAGACCAG atGGCCAAGCTGCGCAGCATCTTTGCCAGCGCAGAGAATGAGCCCCCGGTGCCTCTGGTGGGGAATTGGCGCCCTCCGCAGCCGATCAAGGGCAGGGTGGTGAAGGCTTCTTTCAAGTGA